Proteins encoded within one genomic window of Glycine soja cultivar W05 chromosome 1, ASM419377v2, whole genome shotgun sequence:
- the LOC114372529 gene encoding uncharacterized protein LOC114372529: MEHARPEKWCEARCRTPSLLGWGAVWVASKVWVRNGDLADLRFGSSFRQCYRKSPEREVNHDSDEVSQQRRPTRSAHRQQEAAPVAEDVQHVDHAVDEVHKQPEEAVVDDEVADAKDFLGGPYDISVLTGYVDHVAVIVRKRLSPLIACSLDTGDRRLISAFMERWHKETSSFHLLVREVTITLNDVASLLHLPITSVFHSFEALHIDEVVLLLVELLECGIYEHFPSVAKAIATEDYHERKSRAYRWKFRKTLTLSMYQKRLDRLS; the protein is encoded by the exons ATGGAACATGCAAGGCCCGAGAAATGGTGTGAGGCAAGGTGTCGCACGCCCAGCTTGTTGGGGTGGGGTGCTGTTTGGGTCGCCTCAAAGGTGTGGGTAAGAAATGGTGATCTCGCGGATCTG AGGTTTGGGTCAAGCTTTAGACAGTGTTATAGGAAGAGCCCTGAGAGAGAAGTAAATCATGATTCAGATGAAGTTTCCCAACAGCGGAGGCCCACAAGATCTGCACATAGACAACAAGAAGCTGCCCCTGTTGCTGAGGATGTTCAGCACGTGGATCATGCAGTTGATGAGGTCCACAAACAGCCTGAAGAAGCAGTTGTTGATGATGAAGTTGCTGATGCTAAGGATTTTCTAGGCGGGCCGTATGACATATCAGTTCTGACTGGTTATGTTGATCATGTTGCAGTCATTGTTAGGaaaa gattaagtcctcTGATTGCATGTTCCTTGGACACTGGCGATCGGAGACTTATATCGGCTTTTATGGAGAGGTGGCATAAGGAAACTAGCAGTTTCCATCTTCTTGTAAGAGAGGTGACTATCACCCTCAATGATGTGGCATCTTTGCTTCATCTACCCATCACAAGTGTCTTCCATAGCTTTGAGGCTCTTCATATTGATGAAGTGGTGTTGCTATTAGTAGAATTACTTGAG TGTGGGATTTATGAGCATTTTCCTTCTGTTGCTAAGGCTATAGCTACTGAAGATTATCATGAGAGGAAATCACGTGCCTACCGTTGGAAGTTTAGGAAGACATTAACATTGTCAATGTATCAGAAGCGTCTAGATAGATTATCATGA